From a region of the Solanum stenotomum isolate F172 chromosome 2, ASM1918654v1, whole genome shotgun sequence genome:
- the LOC125857219 gene encoding protein C2-DOMAIN ABA-RELATED 7-like, whose product MLGLVKIRVHRGINLPLKDTFHSDPYVVVTMGDQKVKTSCKKNNCNPVWDDELTLALKYPNVQIVLTVYDKDTFSKDDKIGEAKIDIKPYLKALEMSYHQDLPNGVKVDKVQQNRDNCLAKESCIIWENGKLIQDMTLILQNVECGEVKLQIEVIPKMLSEDAFYIA is encoded by the exons atgttGGGACTTGTTAAAATTAGGGTGCATAGAGGCATCAATCTACCACTCAAGGATACATTTCATAGTGATCCTTATGTTGTTGTTACCATGGGTGATCAG AAAGTGAAGACTAGTTGTAAGAAGAACAACTGCAACCCTGTCTGGGATGATGAATTGACCCTTGCACTCAAATATCCAAATGTCCAAATAGTTTTG ACTGTGTATGACAAAGATACATTTAGTAAAGATGACAAAATAGGTGAAGCAAAGATAGACATCAAACCATATCTTAAAGCATTGGAAATGAGCTATCATCAAGACCTTCCAAATGGTGTCAAAGTTGACAAAGTTCAGCAAAATAGAGACAATTGCTTAGCTAAGGAAAGTTGCATCATATGGGAAAATGGCAAATTGATCCAAGACATGACACTTATTTTGCAAAATGTGGAATGTGGTGAAGTAAAATTGCAAATTGAGGTGATTCCTAAAATGTTATCTGAGGATGCATTTTATATTGCATAA
- the LOC125857261 gene encoding protein PELPK1-like: MAYYYNPSFFFLLFVTLFLTSDYVIQSDARHLLEITLPELPKPELPHLPEIPTLPKLEFPKIPKPELPTLPKPELPKIPKPELPTLPKLEIPVIPKPELPTLPKLEIPQVPKKP; encoded by the coding sequence ATGGCTTATTACTACAacccatcttttttcttcttattatttgtCACTTTGTTTTTAACAAGTGATTATGTAATTCAATCAGACGCTCGTCATCTTCTTGAAATAACTCTACCTGAGCTTCCTAAGCCCGAACTGCCACATTTACCTGAAATCCCAACTTTACCTAAGCTTGAATTCCCTAAAATTCCAAAACCTGAGCTACCAACTCTACCAAAGCCCGAACTGCCAAAAATCCCAAAGCCAGAGTTACCAACATTGCCAAAACTCGAGATACCTGTTATTCCTAAGCCTGAATTACCAACTTTGCCAAAGCTAGAAATACCTCAAGTACCTAAAAAGCCTTGA